A region of the Conyzicola lurida genome:
TCGGCGACGGGGTGGTCGACGTGTCGACGACCGTTCCCGTGCTGGTCTTCTCGCTTCCGGTATCGGCCTCGATCGCGCCATCCGTCGACAACGGCGACCTGCTGTTCTCGCCCGTCTCGGTCACCGTCAACGGCGCGGAGTTCTCGCTCGCCGAACTGCGCGAGGGTCCGTTCGGAGACATCGCCGACCGGGTCGTCGCCTCCCAGTCGTTCTGCGTCGCCGAATACCTGCCGGCCTCGATCGTGCTGACCGGCGTCGACGTGACGCCCGAGCGGCTGCGGCTCGACGTCACCGGCGACGACGTCGTGATCGGCTCCCAGCTGTCGGCCATGGGCACCTGCGACTGAGTCCAAATGTTTACACGGCACCGGCCGCCCCGCGGTTAGGCTGTCGAACATGAGCAATGGTGCAGGTATTGAGTGGACGTCAATCGACGCGCCGAAAGGCCTCCCGCCCCGGTTCCGCTGGATCGGTCTGGTCATCGCCCTCCTGGTGGTCGGCGGGCTCGTCTACTTCGCCGTGGTCGAGGGTGACAAGATCGCCCGGGATGTCGCACGCGACGTCGTCAAGACCGGGGTCACCAGCGCCCTGCAACTCACCGACGGCTCCGAGGTCGAGGTCGACCTCGGCGACGGGCTGCTGCTCGCGCAGGCAGTCACCGGCTCGATCGACGACGTGACGATCACGGTTCCCCGCGTATCGTTCGGCACCGCCGTCGGCACCCTGCGTATCGAGGCCTCCGGTGTGCCGCTCGACCCGCGCGGACCGGTCGACACCCTCGTCGCGACCATGCTCGTCGACGAGACCAACCTCGTCGCCTACAGCCCCCAGCTCACCGGGGTGCCGCTCACCCTGCTCACCATGGCCGACGCCGACATCACGATCGGCGCCGACATCGGGGGAGTGCCGGTGACGGTCGCGCTCGCCCCGTCGCTCAACGAGACCGGCGGCGTGCTGTTCACCCCCGGCGTCGTCACGGCCGGCGGGGTCGCGACGACGGCACCCGAGATCCTGGCCGGTCCGCTCGCACCGCTCGCCGCGCCGATGCTCACCTCGCCCGGCATCTGCGTCGCCGACTTCCTGCCGGCCGACCTGTCGCTGACCTCGGTCGCCGTGGTCGACAGACAGTTCGCGGTCACGGCCGAGGGGAGCGGTGTGCGGCTCAGCGCGCTGGGCGCGAAGGGCACGTGCGAGCCATAGCCCGCGGCACCGATAAGATGTAAACGGCTTCAGGGACCAAGCCGGGTTCGCTCGCCTCACTCAACAATAAATTCCGTGAGGTTCATCCGTGTCTGAAAATCCGCTCGCCCCCTCGTGGCTCGAGCTCCCCGCCGACGCCAACGCTCTCGCCTCCGACGTGTGGTCGCGCAATTCCGCGCGTTCCCCCTCGGGCGAGATCGCGATCGCGGGCGTCGCCTCCACCGAGATAGCCGCGCGCTTCGGCACCCCGGTCTACGTGATCGACGAGGACGACGTGCGCACTCGTGCCCGCGGCATCCGTGAATCGTTCGACCGTGAGTTCGGGCGGGTGGGGTCCTCCGTCAAGGTCTACTACGCCGGCAAGGCGTTCCTCTCTACCCAGGTCGCCGACTGGATGCTGCGCGACGGCCTCAACATCGACGTCTGCAGCGGGGGCGAACTCGCCGTGGTGCTCGCCGCCGGCGCGGACCCCGCTCGCCTCGGCCTGCACGGTAACAACAAGAGCCTCGCCGAGATCGACCGCGCCGTCGGCGTGGGCATCGGCGCCATCGTCATCGACAGCCTGATCGAGATCGAGCGGGTGGCCGAGGCCGCGAGCCGCCACGGACGCGTGCAGCCCGTGCGCCTGCGGGTCAACAGTGGCGTACACGCCCACACGCACGAGTACCTGGCGACCGCCCGCGAGGACCAGAAGTTCGGTATTCCCCTGGTGGATGTCGCGGCCGCGGTCGCGCAGATCCGCTCGCACGCGTCCCTCGGGTTCCTCGGACTGCACTCGCACATCGGCTCGCAGATCTTCGAGACCGACGGTTTCGCCGAGGCGGCCCGCCGCCTGTTCGCGGTGCACGTCGAGCTGCTCGCCGGGGGACCGGTGCCCGAGCTCAATCTCGGCGGCGGCTTCGGCATCGCCTACAACAGCTCCGACGTCGCGTTGCCGATCGACGTGCTCGCGGCGAACCTCGCCGACAGCGTCGCGCGGCTCGCCGCCGAGTTCGGCGTGGCCGTGCCGGTGATCGCGATCGAGCCCGGCCGTTCCATCGTCGGCCCGTCGACCACGACGCTGTACACGGTCGGCACGATCAAGGACGTGCTGGTGACGGACGATACGGTCCCTGAGCTTGTCGAAGGGCGCGAACTCGTTGAAGGTCAGGGCGCTTCGACAGGCTCAGCGACCGGCTCCGTGCGCAAGTACGTCTCCGTCGACGGCGGCATGAGCGACAACATCCGCCCCGCGCTCTACGCCGCCGATTACTCGGTTCGCATCGCCAACCGCGTCTCCGACGCCGACGCCGCACTCGTGCGCATCGCCGGCAAGCACTGCGAGAGCGGCGACATCGTCGTGCACGCCGACTACCTTCCCGGCGACGTGACCCCCGGCGACCTCGTCGGCGTCCCCGCCACCGGAGCCTACGGCTGGGCCATGGCCAGCAACTACAACTACCTCGGACGCCCTCCCGTCGTTGCCGTGCGAGACGGCGAAGCCCGTGTCATCGTGCGCGGCGAGACCGAAGACGATCTCCTCAGCCGTGACGCTGGATTGGAACAGAACTGATGATCGAATACCGCAACCTCCGCGTCGCCCTCCTCGGCGGCGGCAGCGTCGGCGCCCAGGTGGCCGCGCTGCTGCTCGAGCACGGCGACGAGCTGGCGAACCGCTCGGGTGCCGGGCTCGAACTCGTCGGTGTCGCCGTGCGCGACCTCGACGCCGAGCGCACCCCCGCGATCCCGAAGCACCTGCTCACGACGAACGCCGAAGAGCTGATCCTCGGGGCCGACATCGTCGTCGAGCTCATGGGCGGCCTCGAGCCGGCGCGCGAGTACATCCTGCAGGCGATCAACTCGGGTGCCGACGTGATCACCGCCAACAAGGCGCTGCTCGCCACGCACGGGCCCGAGCTGTTCGAGGCGGCCGAGCAGGTCGGTGCGCAGCTCTACTACGAGGCGGCCGTCGGCGGCGCCATCCCGATCATCCGTCCCCTGCGCGACAGCCTCGCCGGCGACCGGGTCACCCGAATCCTCGGCATCGTCAACGGCACCACCAACTTCATCCTCGACCGCATGGACGTGCACCACGACACGCTCGAGGCCGCCCTCGCCACCGCTACCGAGCTGGGCTACGCCGAGGCCGACCCCACCGCGGACGTCGGCGGCTACGACGCCGCCCAGAAGGCCGCGATCCTGGCGAGCCTCGCCTTCCACACCACGGTGCCGCTCGAGGCTGTGCACCGCGAGGGGATCACCGAGATCACCGCCGAGCAGGTGGACGCCGCACGCAAGGCCGGCTACGTCGTGAAACTGCTCGCGATCTGCGAGCGGATCGCGATCGAGGGGCGTGACGGCGAATACGGCGTCTCGGCGCGTGTGCACCCGGCTCTCGTGCCGGTAGCCCACCCGCTCGCCGCCGTGCACGGCGCGAACAACGCCGTCTTCGTGCAGGCCGAGGCCGCGGGCGACCTCATGTTCTACGGCGCCGGCGCCGGCGGCCGCGAGACCGCCTCCGCGGTGCTCGGCGACCTGGTCTCGGCCGCCCGCCGCCACGTCATCGGCGGCCCCGGCATCGCCGAATCCACCCACGCCACCATCGAGGTGCTGCCGATGTCGAGCGTGCGTACCCGGTACCAGATCACCCTCAGCGTGATCGACGAGCCCGGCGTCCTCGCCACCATCGCGAGCCTGTTCAGCGAACACGGCGTTTCCGTCGAAGCGGTGTCACAATCGGTAAGCGACGGTAAGAACCTCGCGTCGCCCACCGCTACCCTTGTAATCGTCACCCACGAGGCAACCGAGTCGTCACTCGCTACAACAGTCGCGGCACTCGGGAGCAACAGCGTCGTGAGCAGCGTGGTGTCCGTACTGAGAGTTGAGGGTGTGTAAGTGCCAAACAGCAAAGTGATCAGCCGACAGTGGCGTGGTGTGCTCAATGAGTACCGCGATCGCCTCGACATCACCGATGCCACGCCCGTCGTGACCCTCGGCGAAGGCGGAACCCCGCTGCTGCCCGCCCCCGCGCTCTCCGCCCGCACCGGCGCGACCGTCTGGGTCAAGTACGAGGGCATGAACCCCACCGGGTCGTTCAAGGACCGCGGCATGACGATGGCTATCTCGAAGGCCGTCGAGCACGGCGCGAAGGCCGTCATCTGCGCCTCCACCGGCAACACCTCGGCCTCGGCCGCCGCCTACGCCACCCACGCCGGCATCAAGGCCGTCGTGCTCGTGCCCGAGGGCAAGATCGCGATGGGCAAGCTCAGCCAGGCCATCGCGCACAACGCCGAGCTGCTGCAGGTACAGGGCAACTTCGACGACTGCCTCGACATCGCCCGCGACCTCTCGGCGAACTACCCGGTGCACCTCGTCAACTCGGTCAACCCCGACCGCATCAACGGCCAGAAGACGGCCGCGTTCGAGGTCGTCGAGGTGCTCGAAGACGCGCCCGACATCCACATCCTCCCCGTCGGCAACGCCGGCAACTACACCGCCTACACCCGCGGCTACACCGAAGAGCTCGAGCGTGGCGCCACCACGAAGCTGCCGCGCATGTTCGGCTTCCAGGCCGCCGGCTCCGCGCCGTTGGTTCTGGGCCACGTCGTCAAGCATCCCGAAACCATCGCCAGCGCCATCCGTATCGGCAACCCGGCATCGTGGGATCTCGCACTCGCCGCCCGCGAGGCGACCGACGGCTACTTCGGCGCCATCGACGACGAGCGCATCCTCGAGGCATACCGCATCCTCGCCGGAGAGGTCGGCATCTTCGTCGAACCCGCCTCGGCGATCAGTGTCGCTGGGCTGCTCGAGCGCGCCGACGCGGGGGAGATCCCGAAGGGCTCCACCGTCGTCCTCACCGTCACCGGCCACGGCCTCAAGGACCCGCAGTGGGCGCTCCGCACGGCCGACGGCTCCGAGATCGCGCCGACCATCGTGCCCGTCGACACCGCGGAAATCGCCGGTGTGCTCGGACTGAGCAAGGCATGAGCCTCGTGGCCGCCCCCGACCTGACCGGGCGCTCCGTCACGGTCAAGGTCCCCGCGACCACGGCCAACCTCGGCCCCGGTTTCGACACGCTCGGACTCGCGCTGTCGCTGTACGACGAACTGCACGTCTCCGTGCGCCCCGAACCTGGCGTCTTCGTCGACGTCCACGGCGTCGGGGCCGGCGAGGTTCCGACCGACGCGTCGAACCTCGTGGTCACCGCCATCGCGCACACCTTCGCCGACTTCGGCTTCGAACTGCCGAACCTCAACCTCGAGGCGCACAACGTCATCCCGCACGGCCGTGGACTCGGTTCGTCGGGCGCGGCGATCGTCTCCGGCATCATGGCCGCCAAGGGCCTCCTCGACGGCATCGTCGAGATGGACGCCGTCACGCTGCTGCGACTCGCCACCGAGATGGAGGGGCACCCCGACAACGTGGCGCCCGCCCTCTTCGGCGGCCTCACCATCGCCTGGGTCACCCCCGAAGGACCGCAGCACAAGAAGCTCATCGTGCACCGCGGCGTCTCGCCGCTCGTCTGCGTGCCCGAGACCACGATGTCGACCGCGCTCGCCCGGAGCCTGCAGCCGTCGTCGGTGCCGCACGAGGACGCGATCTTCAACGTCTCGCGCTCGGCGCTGCTCATCGCGGCGCTCATCCAGAGTCCCGAGCTGCTGCTCGCCGCCACGGAGGACAAGCTGCACCAGAGCTACCGCGCGAGCGCGATGCCCGAGACGGACGCCCTCATCCAGGTGCTGCGCGCCAACGGCCTCGCCGCCGTGGTGTCCGGCGCCGGACCGTCGCTCCTGGTGCTCTGCAGCGACCCCGCCCAGCGCCTCGCCGCCGCGCAGATCGTGGCCGACAACGCCGCGACACCCTGGAAGTCGCTCATGCTGGCCGTCGACTTCAAAGGTGCTACAGTGATTTCGCACCCGGTAGAAGCGGTGGCCTAGCCTCCGCTCATAGCTTCACTGGATTCGACAAGCACTTCGAGCCACTGCAAGCAACGGAACTGCTCGCCAGTTCTGGTACCGCCCGGGTTGTACCTTCACCCGCATCGCCCCAGTAGATTCCTGTGCAGCCGCACAGACACGGGTCGATCTATCACCTCTCCACCGCCATTTCTTTCGCGGTAGGGGAAAGGAACCCCAGTAGTGACTGACGTCAATGTCCGCGCAAACGCGGACGCACCTTCGAACCTCGCCGCCCTCCGTCTTCCCGAGCTGCAGGCGCTTGCCGCCGAGCTCGGACTGAGTGGCGCATCCAAGCTGCGCAAGGGAGAACTCGTCACGGCGATCTCCGCCATCCAGAACGGCGCTGCACCCGCAGAGGTCGCTCCGGAGGCCGTCGCACCGGTCGCCGAGACCGTCGAGGCGCCCGCTGCCGTCGACGCTCCCGCTGCCGTCGACGCTCCCACCGAGGCGCCCGCCACCGAGGCGCCCGCCGCCGCGACCGCTCCCGCCGCGAAGAAGCGCGTCTCCCGTCGTGCCACCACGGCCGACGCGGAAGCCATCGCCGCCGCGGCAGCCGCCGCCGCCGCGACCATCACCGAATCCGCCACCGCGGCCGCCGACAGCATCGTCGACGCCCCGCGCTCGGCCGCCTCGCACGTCAACCAGGCCGAGTCCGGCCTCGAGACCCCCGCCGTCGAAGAGCGCCCGCTCTACTCGCGCGAGCCGCAGCAGAAGACCGGCACGCTCGACCGCGAGCCGCGCCAGCGCCGCCAGGGCGGCCGCGCCAAGGCCGCAGCCCCCACCGCCGAAGAGAAGGCCGAAGCGCTCAGCTCGATCGAGCTGCCCGTCGCCGAGTCTCCCGCCTCGAACAACAACAACAACAACGGCGACGCAGCCGAGTCCGACGAGCGCACCGACGGAGCCCCCCGCGAGGGCGGCTCGTCGCGCAACCGTAACCGCAACCGCCGCGACCGCCAGCAGGCGCGCAGCGAGCAGGGCGAGCGCCAGCAGCAGCAGGACGGCGAGCAGAACGACGGCGCGCAGCAGCAGAACGAGCAGCGCGAACCCCGCCAGGGCCGCCAGCAGAACAACCGCCAGCAGGGCGAGGGCAACCAGCAGCGCGACAACAACCGCGCCGCGAACAACGAGCAGCGCGGCAACGACCGCAACGACGGCCCCGACCGCAACGCGCCCCTCGACGACGACGAGCGTGGCGGACGCAACCGCTACCGCGACCGCAAGCGCGGCCGTGGCCCCGTGGGCGACGACTTCGAGCCCGAGATCACCGAGGACGACGTGCTCATCCCGGTCGCCGGTATCCTCGACGTCCTCGACAACTACGCGTTCGTGCGCACCTCGGGCTACCTCCCGGGCAACAACGACGTCTACGTCTCGCTCGGCCAGGTCAAGAAGTACAACCTGCGCAAGGGCGACGCCGTCGTCGGCTCCATCCGCCAGCCGCGCGAGGGAGACCAGGGCCAGGGCCGCCAGAAGTACAACGCGATCGTCAAGATCGACTCGATCAACGGCCTCTCCATCGAGGAAGCCGCGAACCGCGTCGAGTTCGGCAAGCTGACCCCGCTCTACCCGCAGGAGCGCCTCCGTCTCGAGACCGAGTCGGCCAAGCTGTCGACCCGCATCATCGACCTCGTCGCCCCGATCGGCAAGGGCCAGCGCGGCCTCATCGTCTCGCCGCCCAAGGCCGGCAAGACGCTGGTCCTGCAGGCCATCGCGAACGCCATCGCCAAGAACAACCCCGAGGTCCACCTCATGGTCGTCCTGGTCGACGAGCGTCCCGAAGAGGTCACCGACATGCAGCGCACGGTGAAGGGCGAGGTCATCGCCTCCACCTTCGACCGCCCCGCCGAAGACCACACCACGGTCGCCGAGCTGGCCATCGAGCGCGCCAAGCGTCTCGTCGAGCTCGGCCACGACGTCGTCGTGCTGCTCGACTCGATCACCCGCCTGGGCCGTGCGTACAACCTGACCGCTCCGGCATCGGGACGCATCCTCTCCGGAGGCGTCGACTCGGCCGCCCTGTACCCGCCGAAGCGTTTCTTCGGTGCGGCACGCAACATCGAAGAGGGTGGCTCGCTCACCATCATCGCGACCGCTCTCGTCGAGACCGGCAGCAAGATGGACGAGGTCATCTTCGAGGAGTTCAAGGGCACCGGCAACATGGAGCTCCGCCTCTCGCGCCAGCTGGCCGACAAGCGCATTTTCCCCGCCGTCGACATCAACGCGTCGGGCACCCGCCGCGAAGAGATGCTGCTCGGCGCCGACGAGGTCAAGGTCACCTGGAAGCTGCGTCGCGCCCTCGCCGGGCTCGACCAGCAGCAGGCGCTCGAGATCGTCCTCGGCAAGCTTCGCGAAACGCAGTCGAACGTCGAGTTCCTCATGCAGATCCAGAAGTCGCTGCCGAGCGCGTCGAGCACCAAGGAAGACTAAGCGTGTTCGAGTCAGTACAGAGTCTGCTGGCCGAGCACGAGTCGCTTCAGGAACAGCTGGCTGATCCGGAACTGCACTCGAATCCGGCCCGCAGCAAGAAGGTGAACCGGCGCTACGCCGAGCTCAGCCGGATCGTCGCGGCCTATCACGAGTGGCGCCAGCTGACGGACGACCTGGAAGCCGCGACCGAGATGGCCGCGGAAGACGAGTCGTTCGCCGCGGAGATCCCCGGCATGACGGAGACGCTCGCGGAAGCGGAGGAGACCCTGCGTCGCCTCCTCATCCCGCGCGACCCAAACGACGGCCGCGACATCATCATGGAGATCAAGATGGGGGAGGGCGGTGCCGAGTCGGCGCTGTTCGCCGCCGACCTCCTGCGCATGTACCTCCACTACGCGGAATCCAAGAAGTGGAAGACGGAGATCATCACGTCGACCCAGAGCGATCTGGGCGGCTACAAGGATGTCCAGCTCGCCATCAAGGGATCGTCGACCGACCCCGCCGAGGGCGTGTGGGCGCACCTGAAGTACGAGGGCGGTGTGCACCGCGTCCAGCGGGTGCCGGCGACCGAGTCGCAGGGGCGCATCCACACCTCCGCCGCCGGCGTGCTCGTCTTCCCCGAGGTCGACGAGCCCGAAGAGGTCGAGATCAACCAGAACGACCTCAAGATCGACGTCTACCGCTCCAGCGGCCCCGGCGGCCAGTCGGTCAACACGACCGACTCCGCCGTTCGCATCACCCACCTTCCCACCGGAATCGTGGTCGCGATGCAGAACGAGAAGTCGCAGCTGCAGAACCGCGAGGCCGGCATGCGCGTGCTGCGCGCACGCATCCTCGCGCGCTACCAGGAAGAGGCGGACGCCGAGGCGTCGGTCTTCCGCAAGAGCCAGATCCGCACCATGGACCGGTCCGAGCGCATCCGCACCTACAACTTCCCCGAGAACCGCATCGCCGACCACCGCACCGGCTACAAGGCCTACAACCTCGACGCCGTGATGAACGGCGCTCTCGAGCCCGTCATCCAGTCCTGCATCGCTTCCGACGAAGAGTCGCAGCTGGCCGACATCGGCAACGACGACGCGTAGTACGCACTAGCGGATCGAGCCTGTCGACATCCTCCCGGGGGTTTCGACAGGCTCGACCCGCCGCCGAAATCGCCCGCCTCTTTCATCTGACAACCCGAAGAAGTCACATGTCCGACAGCCCCACAGTGCAGACGGTCCTCACGAGCGCCGTCTCGCAGCTGACCCTCGCGGGAGTGCCGAACCCCCGCGTCGACGCCGAACTGCTCGTCGGCCACGTGCTCGACCTCAACCGGGGCCAGGTGCAGTCCAAGGCGATTACGGATGCCGCGATCGACGCCGCCCAGGCGACCCGGATCGCGGAGTTGGTCGAGCGCCGCGCGGCCCGCGAGCCGCTGCAGCACATCACGGGGCGCGCCCCGTTCCGCGCGCTCAACCTCGCGGTCGGCCCGGGTGTCTTCGTGCCCCGCCCCGAGACCGAGCAGGTCGTCCAGTTCGCGATCGACGCCCTGCGCGCGACCGCCGCCGAAGCGCCCATCGGTATCGACCTCGGCACAGGCAGCGGGGCGATCGCGCTCGCCATGGCGACCGAGGTCCCCCACGCCCGCGTCTACGGCGTCGAGGTCTCGCCGCTCGCTTTCGTCTGGACCAAGCAGAACTTCCGCGAGTTCGGCGGCGACAACGCCACCCCGATCTTCACCGACCTCGCCGTCGCGCTCCCCGAGCTCGACGGCACCGTGTCGGTCGTCATCTCCAACCCGCCGTACATCCCGCGGGCCGCGATCCCGCGCGACCCCGAGGTGCGCCTGTTCGACCCCGAGATCGCGCTCTACGGCGGCGACGACGGGCTCGACGTCGTGCACCAGGTGTCCGCGACCGCGTGGCGGCTGCTGCACAGCGGCGGAACCCTCGTGATGGAACACGGCGAGCTGCAGGCGGCCGAGATCGCCGCCCTGCTGCGCGCGGACGGCTGGACCGCCGTCGCCTCGCACCGCGACCTGCTCGGCCGCGACCGGTCCACGACCGCGCTCCGCCCGTAGCCGCTTCACTTAGCTGCGCGCGGCCGCGAACTCCTCGATCGCCGCGAGCATCGCCTCGGGCGACTCGTAGAGGTGCGCGGTGATGCCCACGCTCGCGGCGCCCTCGATGTTCTCCGGCATGTCGTCGGCGAAGAACGCGCGCTCGGCGGGGACCCCGTACGACTCGAGCACGCGCTCGTAGACGAGCGGGTCGGGCTTGCGGGCACCGTAGTCGCTCGACGTGAACAGGTGGTCGCCGAACAGGTCGACGAGTTCGGGTGCGACGGTCGGCAGGTGCGCCCCGAGCAGCACGCCGTTGTTGGTGAGCAGGGTCACCTGCCCGAGTTCGGCGGCCCGGCGAACGGCGGCGATCGAGCCGGGACGCACGGTCATCGCGTCGCCGCGCACGCGCACCCACTCCGCCTCGTCGACGTCGCAGCCCAGCGCCGCCCGTAGAGCGGCGAGATAGTCCGCCCCCGTCGCGAACCCGCCGGCCTCGGCGGCGAACTCGCCCTCGGCGGTCCACCAGCGCTCGCGCAGTTCCTCGAGCGACAGCCCGGTCATCCGGGTCATGCCCGCCATACGGGCGCGCCAGTCGTAGTCGTAGAGCACGTCGTCCATGTCGAAGATGAAGAGCAGGGTCACTGGTGTCGCTCCGAGAAGGTGGTGATCGCGGCATCCAACAGTTCTGGAGTCGTGAAGAGGTGGGCGTGGATCCCGACGGCCGCGGCCCCGGCGACGTTCTCGGCGTTATCATCGGTGAAGAAGGTGTCGGCGGCGTCGGCCCCGTAGCGCTCGAGGGCCAGGCGGTAGACGAGCGGGTCGGGCTTCCGCACGCCCAGGTCGGCGCTGATCAGGCGGTTCTCCCCGACGATCGCGCACACGTCGGGCGCGATGAGGGGGAGCGCGGCGGCGAAGACCGACGGGTTGTTGGAGAGCAGCGACACGGTGCCCAGCCCGCTCGCACGGCGCAGGGCGTCGACGCTGCCGTCGATGCGCGTCATCGCGAGAGCACGCGCGTGCGCCCACTGCTCGAGCGTGAGTTCGGCGCCGGTGACACGGCCGAACTCGGCGAGGTATTCGTCGGCGGTCGGCCACTCGCCGGACTCGGCGCGGGTTTCGTACCCGGCCGCCCACCAGGTGCTGGCGAGGTGGTACTGGCTCTCGCCGCCGAGGCGGGCGAACTCCGGAAGCCGGAGCCGGAAGTTGTAGGCGTACAGGGTCTTGTCGAAGTCAAAGAGATAAAGGTCCACGAGAGTACCAACGCTACCTCGCGACGGCCACGCCGTGGCGGTTCTCAGGGTGAGGGCCGGTATCATGAACGAGACATGGCCCCCATCTACGATTGCTCGGTTGATACAGAGCTGCTCACCGGCATGCGGCTCGCTCGATTGGCTCTTGGCAAGGGAGAACTCGTCGTCCTGCCGACGGACACCGTCTACGGTGTCGCGGCCGACGCGTTCCAACCCGCCGCCGTCGCGCGCCTGCTCGCCGCGAAAGGCCGTGGACGCCAGTCGCCGCCGCCCGTGCTCATCCCCGGCATCCCGACCCTCGACGCTCTGGCGGAGACGGTGCCCGACGAAGTGCGCGCTCTCGTCGCCGCGTTCTGGCCCGGCGGACTCACCGTCATCCTGCCCGCCCGCTCGTCTCTCAACTGGGACCTCGGCGAGACCGCGGGAACCGTCGCCCTGCGGATGCCGTCGAACCGCGTCGTGCTCGAGATCCTCTCCGAGACCGGCCCCCTCGCCGTCTCCAGCGCCAACCTCACCGGCCAGCCCGCGGCGATGACCGCGGCCGAGGCCGAGGCCATGCTCGGCGACTCGGTCAGCATC
Encoded here:
- a CDS encoding LmeA family phospholipid-binding protein, with the translated sequence MSNGAGIEWTSIDAPKGLPPRFRWIGLVIALLVVGGLVYFAVVEGDKIARDVARDVVKTGVTSALQLTDGSEVEVDLGDGLLLAQAVTGSIDDVTITVPRVSFGTAVGTLRIEASGVPLDPRGPVDTLVATMLVDETNLVAYSPQLTGVPLTLLTMADADITIGADIGGVPVTVALAPSLNETGGVLFTPGVVTAGGVATTAPEILAGPLAPLAAPMLTSPGICVADFLPADLSLTSVAVVDRQFAVTAEGSGVRLSALGAKGTCEP
- a CDS encoding diaminopimelate decarboxylase encodes the protein MSENPLAPSWLELPADANALASDVWSRNSARSPSGEIAIAGVASTEIAARFGTPVYVIDEDDVRTRARGIRESFDREFGRVGSSVKVYYAGKAFLSTQVADWMLRDGLNIDVCSGGELAVVLAAGADPARLGLHGNNKSLAEIDRAVGVGIGAIVIDSLIEIERVAEAASRHGRVQPVRLRVNSGVHAHTHEYLATAREDQKFGIPLVDVAAAVAQIRSHASLGFLGLHSHIGSQIFETDGFAEAARRLFAVHVELLAGGPVPELNLGGGFGIAYNSSDVALPIDVLAANLADSVARLAAEFGVAVPVIAIEPGRSIVGPSTTTLYTVGTIKDVLVTDDTVPELVEGRELVEGQGASTGSATGSVRKYVSVDGGMSDNIRPALYAADYSVRIANRVSDADAALVRIAGKHCESGDIVVHADYLPGDVTPGDLVGVPATGAYGWAMASNYNYLGRPPVVAVRDGEARVIVRGETEDDLLSRDAGLEQN
- a CDS encoding homoserine dehydrogenase; amino-acid sequence: MIEYRNLRVALLGGGSVGAQVAALLLEHGDELANRSGAGLELVGVAVRDLDAERTPAIPKHLLTTNAEELILGADIVVELMGGLEPAREYILQAINSGADVITANKALLATHGPELFEAAEQVGAQLYYEAAVGGAIPIIRPLRDSLAGDRVTRILGIVNGTTNFILDRMDVHHDTLEAALATATELGYAEADPTADVGGYDAAQKAAILASLAFHTTVPLEAVHREGITEITAEQVDAARKAGYVVKLLAICERIAIEGRDGEYGVSARVHPALVPVAHPLAAVHGANNAVFVQAEAAGDLMFYGAGAGGRETASAVLGDLVSAARRHVIGGPGIAESTHATIEVLPMSSVRTRYQITLSVIDEPGVLATIASLFSEHGVSVEAVSQSVSDGKNLASPTATLVIVTHEATESSLATTVAALGSNSVVSSVVSVLRVEGV
- the thrC gene encoding threonine synthase translates to MSRQWRGVLNEYRDRLDITDATPVVTLGEGGTPLLPAPALSARTGATVWVKYEGMNPTGSFKDRGMTMAISKAVEHGAKAVICASTGNTSASAAAYATHAGIKAVVLVPEGKIAMGKLSQAIAHNAELLQVQGNFDDCLDIARDLSANYPVHLVNSVNPDRINGQKTAAFEVVEVLEDAPDIHILPVGNAGNYTAYTRGYTEELERGATTKLPRMFGFQAAGSAPLVLGHVVKHPETIASAIRIGNPASWDLALAAREATDGYFGAIDDERILEAYRILAGEVGIFVEPASAISVAGLLERADAGEIPKGSTVVLTVTGHGLKDPQWALRTADGSEIAPTIVPVDTAEIAGVLGLSKA
- the thrB gene encoding homoserine kinase translates to MSLVAAPDLTGRSVTVKVPATTANLGPGFDTLGLALSLYDELHVSVRPEPGVFVDVHGVGAGEVPTDASNLVVTAIAHTFADFGFELPNLNLEAHNVIPHGRGLGSSGAAIVSGIMAAKGLLDGIVEMDAVTLLRLATEMEGHPDNVAPALFGGLTIAWVTPEGPQHKKLIVHRGVSPLVCVPETTMSTALARSLQPSSVPHEDAIFNVSRSALLIAALIQSPELLLAATEDKLHQSYRASAMPETDALIQVLRANGLAAVVSGAGPSLLVLCSDPAQRLAAAQIVADNAATPWKSLMLAVDFKGATVISHPVEAVA
- the rho gene encoding transcription termination factor Rho, encoding MTDVNVRANADAPSNLAALRLPELQALAAELGLSGASKLRKGELVTAISAIQNGAAPAEVAPEAVAPVAETVEAPAAVDAPAAVDAPTEAPATEAPAAATAPAAKKRVSRRATTADAEAIAAAAAAAAATITESATAAADSIVDAPRSAASHVNQAESGLETPAVEERPLYSREPQQKTGTLDREPRQRRQGGRAKAAAPTAEEKAEALSSIELPVAESPASNNNNNNGDAAESDERTDGAPREGGSSRNRNRNRRDRQQARSEQGERQQQQDGEQNDGAQQQNEQREPRQGRQQNNRQQGEGNQQRDNNRAANNEQRGNDRNDGPDRNAPLDDDERGGRNRYRDRKRGRGPVGDDFEPEITEDDVLIPVAGILDVLDNYAFVRTSGYLPGNNDVYVSLGQVKKYNLRKGDAVVGSIRQPREGDQGQGRQKYNAIVKIDSINGLSIEEAANRVEFGKLTPLYPQERLRLETESAKLSTRIIDLVAPIGKGQRGLIVSPPKAGKTLVLQAIANAIAKNNPEVHLMVVLVDERPEEVTDMQRTVKGEVIASTFDRPAEDHTTVAELAIERAKRLVELGHDVVVLLDSITRLGRAYNLTAPASGRILSGGVDSAALYPPKRFFGAARNIEEGGSLTIIATALVETGSKMDEVIFEEFKGTGNMELRLSRQLADKRIFPAVDINASGTRREEMLLGADEVKVTWKLRRALAGLDQQQALEIVLGKLRETQSNVEFLMQIQKSLPSASSTKED
- the prfA gene encoding peptide chain release factor 1; the protein is MFESVQSLLAEHESLQEQLADPELHSNPARSKKVNRRYAELSRIVAAYHEWRQLTDDLEAATEMAAEDESFAAEIPGMTETLAEAEETLRRLLIPRDPNDGRDIIMEIKMGEGGAESALFAADLLRMYLHYAESKKWKTEIITSTQSDLGGYKDVQLAIKGSSTDPAEGVWAHLKYEGGVHRVQRVPATESQGRIHTSAAGVLVFPEVDEPEEVEINQNDLKIDVYRSSGPGGQSVNTTDSAVRITHLPTGIVVAMQNEKSQLQNREAGMRVLRARILARYQEEADAEASVFRKSQIRTMDRSERIRTYNFPENRIADHRTGYKAYNLDAVMNGALEPVIQSCIASDEESQLADIGNDDA